One window of Perca flavescens isolate YP-PL-M2 chromosome 6, PFLA_1.0, whole genome shotgun sequence genomic DNA carries:
- the kif13a gene encoding kinesin-like protein KIF13A isoform X4 — translation MSDSKVKVAVRVRPMNRREIELNTKCVVDMEDNQTVLHPPPSNTKGDNRKQSKVFAFDHCFWSMDESNVPKYAGQEVVFKCLGEGILENAFQGYNACIFAYGQTGSGKSFSMMGNGDQPGLIPRLCCSLFERVHREENEGHTFKVEVSYMEIYNEKVRDLLDPKGSRHSLKVREHKVLGPYVDGLSQLAVTNFEDIEVLMSEGNKSRTVAATNMNEESSRSHGVFSIIVTQTLYDLQSGNSGEKVSKMSLVDLAGSERVSKTGAAGERLKEGSNINKSLTTLGCVISALADQSAGKGKAKFVPYRDSVLTWLLKDNLGGNSKTAMIATVSPAADNYEETLSTLRYADRAKRIVNHAVVNEDPNARIIRELREEVEKLKVQLSQAESLKAPELKEKLHESEKLIQEMTVTWEEKLRKTEEIATERQKQLESMGISLETSGIKVGEDKCFLVNLNADPALNELLVYYLKEHTRVGADTSQDIQLFGIGIQPEHCVLELCPDGDVTLMPIGNARTCVNGTMIDSLVHLWHGDRILWGNNHFFRINLPKRKRRDRLKELERASPRESYIEADVETASEASSEQDYSYEFAQMEVIMKTLGNNDPMQNVVQVLEKQYLEEKQTALEEQRVMYERELESLRQQLSPEKTAQHHRSSSERLTFPTHTPHGKLRLWTEERDELFRQSLSRLREQVVKANTLVREANFLAEEMNKLTDYQVTLQIPAANLSANRKRGAIVSEPAIQVRRKGKGTQVWTIEKLENKLVDMRDHYRDWKEGTDEMYNKADNKHCDLFYEAQENHNLIGVANIFLECLFHDVKLQYAVPIISQQGEVAGRLHIELMRVSGVVPERLSGGDDSSENSSECSCYEVMDTNGEIVHMAKRLTCRVRIREATGLPLNLSNFVFCQYTFWEHGEPTVAPPMVSPDRPSPRSPDAQFTVQFDHCKDYAVHVTDEFLEFISDGALAIEVWGHRCAGNGHLLWELDALEAKSQTLRDRWSEVSRRIELVISIQELNEQGEYSSVELHPGKDISTGGVFQLRQGHSRRLQVCVKPVQNSGTLPLLVEAVLSVSIGCVSARSTKLQRPLDSYQREKEDDMDSYQEEDLNCVRERWSEALIKRREYLDEQIKKIINKHEKSEEDIEREARLVEQWVGLTEERNAVLVPAPGSGIPGAPADWTPPAGVEAHIPVLFLDLNADNLTMNEQLTGPHAAGVNSILPKEHGSQFFYLPIIRHSDEEVSAVCSWDSSIHDSVHLNRITSPNERIYLIIKATVQLSHPASMELVLRKRIAVNIYNKQSFTQSLKRRMSLKNALYSCGVTYEIVSNIPKASEEPEERETLALMAARGDSEETQDGETYIEKYTRGVLEVENILSLERLRQAVTVKEVLTTKGRHLRRSISTPNVQHSSCSKTDLTGCEDEDCKDHCDHVDSTNCNPPEGLLCTTPIKSKENPGLVPDSPSFFNSSPFKVLSPQPPKFLKSLLPVKEENKAKKVLEARPLLGQEQDSEDEETGVDMTLNLNRGPQDHSSFQPYIPEDFANFEIYNANLENQEGFLSSRSDLKGSQCGGGSGEKEVPRSPTASSCTSGYFSHSASNATLSDMPFSASESSDQLSCPSRDPHDSLGCPAGRGCTQTKSVSAGSDAQQTPLSAGRVQELLIHPGSSPVRDKHQTLPLPHNSVLSASQEFTDFKGADDSGGDSDLAHFTEGWEKECLEKETCDTGNQRSSDLSGIINSSVPEDTSTTTCNCPNNTGSVSVAVSCPNTTVVCTSASTPVSVPDKVPAPSSASPSPVTPLSIAPSSAPTLRAGGEPPIEEPAQGDLPHGSPCPSPNPSSAEPSGDSSGDESTPVAQLPDWMAPGEQVWVGKRRGTVHYVGGVEFAKGIWIGVKLDMAVGKHNGTVQGRVYFRCPPGHGVFVKPSRLTRGPPSMDTEPQTLIR, via the exons GAAACAATCTAAG GTGTTCGCTTTTGACCACTGTTTCTGGTCCATGGATGAGTCCAACGTTCCCAAATATGCTG GTCAAGAGGTGGTGTTCAAGTGCCTTGGAGAGGGAATACTTGAAAATGCATTCCAGGGATATAATGCCTGCATATTTGCCTATGGACAAACAG GTTCAGGCAAGTCCTTTTCCATGATGGGGAATGGGGATCAGCCGGGTTTAATCCCTCGACTCTGCTGCTCGCTGTTTGAGAGGGTCCACAGAGAGGAGAACGAGGGCCATACGTTTAAGGTGGAGGTGTCCTACATGGAGATCTACAACGAGAAGGTCCGTGACCTGCTCGATCCCAAAGG GAGCCGACATTCCCTAAAAGTTCGGGAACACAAAGTCTTGGGTCCATACGTGGATGGTCTGTCTCAGCTGGCTGTGACAAACTTTGAG GACATTGAGGTGTTAATGTCAGAGGGGAACAAATCTCGCACAGTTGCAGCCACCAACATGAATGAGGAAAGCAGCCGATCACACGGCGTCTTCAGTATCATTGTCACACAAACGCTTTATGATCTGCAGTCTGGG AATTCCGGGGAGAAAGTGAGCAAGATGAGTCTGGTTGACCTGGCAGGAAGTGAGCGAGTGTCAAAGACTGGAGCTGCTGGAGAGAGACTCAAAGAGGGCAGCAATATTAACAA atcTCTCACCACGTTGGGCTGTGTGATTTCGGCTCTGGCTGATCAGTCTGCAGGAAAGGGGAAGGCCAAGTTTGTGCCATACAGAGACTCAGTGCTCACCTGGCTACTAAAG GACAACCTTGGCGGCAACAGCAAGACAGCCATGATAGCCACAGTGAGTCCAGCAGCTGATAACTACGAGGAGACTCTGTCCACGCTACGCTATGCCGACAGAGCCAAGAGAATCGTCAACCACGCCGTGGTGAACGAAGACCCCAACGCCCGGATTATCAGAGAGCTCAGGGAAGAGGTGGAGAAGCTCAAAGTTCAACTCTCTCAGGCCGAG tcattgAAGGCTCCTGAACTGAAGGAGAAACTGCACGAGTCTGAGAAACTCATTCAGGAGATGACTGTCACCTGGGAGGAGAAACTACGAAAGACAGAGGAGATCGCCACT GAACGTCAGAAGCAGCTGGAGAGCATGGGCATCTCTCTGGAAACATCAGGGATTAAAGTGGGTGAAGACAAGTGTTTCCTTGTCAATCTGAATGCTGATCCTGCCCTAAATGAGCTACTGGTCTACTACCTGAAG GAGCACACGCGTGTTGGCGCAGACACGTCCCAGGACATCCAACTCTTTGGGATCGGTATCCAGCCGGAGCACTGCGTCCTGGAGCTGTGCCCAGACGGTGATGTCACCTTGATGCCCATAGGGAATGCCAG GACCTGTGTGAATGGAACAATGATTGATTCCTTGGTGCACCTGTGGCATGGAGATCGTATCTTATGGGGCAACAATCACTTCTTCAG GATTAATCTGCCTAAACGAAAGCGGCGGGACCGTTTAAAGGAGCTGGAGAGAGCTTCCCCCAGAGAGAGCTACATCGAGGCAGATGTGGAGACCGCCAGCGAGGCCTCTTCTGAGCAGGACTACAGCTATGAGTTTGCCCAGATGGAGGTCATAATGAAGACTCTGGGGAACAACG ACCCCATGCAGAATGTGGTCCAGGTGCTGGAGAAGCAGTATCTGGAGGAGAAGCAGACGGCTCTAGAGGAGCAGAGGGTGATGTATGAACGTGAGCTGGAGTCGCTACGGCAACAGCTGTCTCCCGAGAAAACGGCCCAACACCACCGGAGCAGCAGCGAGCGCCTTACGTTCCCGACGCACACACCACACGGCAAACTGCGACTGTGGACCGAGGAGCG TGATGAGCTTTTTCGTCAGAGCCTGTCTCGACTCAGGGAGCAGGTCGTGAAAGCCAACACCTTGGTGCGAGAAGCCAACTTTTTGGCAGAGGAGATGAACAAACTGACTGACTATCAGGTCACCCTTCAGATTCCTGCAGCCAACCTCAGCGCCAACCGCAAG cGTGGAGCAATAGTAAGCGAGCCGGCCATTCAGGTGCGGAGAAAAGGAAAGGGGACCCAAGTGTGGACCATTGAGAAGCTGGAAAACAAACTGGTGGATATGAGAGACCACTACAGGGACTGGAAGGAAGGCACAGATGAGATG tATAACAAGGCAGACAATAAACACTGTGACCTATTCTATGAGGCCCAAGAGAACCACAACCTGATAGGAGTGGCCAACATATTTCTGGAGTGCCTTTTCCATGATGTCAAACTGCAGTATGCAGTCCCCATCATCAGCCAACAGGGAGAG GTAGCAGGCAGGCTGCACATTGAGCTGATGCGAGTGAGTGGAGTCGTACCAGAGCGCCTGTCTGGGGGAGACGACTCGTCAGAGAACTCCAGTGAGTGTAGCTGCTATGAGGTGATGGACACCAACGGGGAGATCGTCCACATGGCCAAGAGGCTAACCTGCAGG GTGCGGATCAGGGAGGCCACAGGTCTGCCGCTCAACCTTTCCAACTTTGTCTTCTGTCAGTACACCTTCTGGGAGCACGGTGAGCCCACTGTGGCTCCTCCCATGGTCAGCCCAGACAGACCTTCCCCTCGAAGCCCAGATGCCCAGTTTACTGTCCAGTTTGATCACTGCAAG GACTATGCTGTGCATGTGACAGATGAGTTTTTGGAGTTTATATCAGATGGAGCATTGGCCATAGAAGTGTGGGGTCACCGCTGTGCTGGGAATGGACATTTGCTCTGGGAGTTAGACGCACTGGAGGCCAAGTCCCAGACGCTCAGAGACAG GTGGAGTGAGGTGTCTCGTAGGATTGAGCTGGTGATCTCCATCCAGGAGCTGAACGAGCAGGGAGAGTACTCATCTGTGGAGCTGCATCCTGGAAAAGACATCAGCACCGGAGGAGTCTTCCAACTCCGACAG GGTCACTCCAGGaggctgcaggtgtgtgtgaagCCAGTCCAAAACTCAGGCACTCTGCCTCTGCTGGTGGAGGCTgtgctgtctgtctctatcGGCTGTGTGTCTGCTCGCTCCACCAAACTACAGAGACCACTCGACAGCTACCAG agagagaaggaagacgATATGGATAGTTATCAG GAGGAAGACCTCAACTGTGTTCGAGAGCGTTGGTCAGAGGCCCTGATCAAACGTCGGGAGTACCTCGATGAACAAATCAAGAAAATCATCAACAAACACG AGAAGTCAGAGGAGGATATTGAGCGTGAGGCCCGGCTGGTGGAGCAGTGGGTGGGCCTGACTGAAGAGAGAAACGCAGTGCTGGTACCTGCACCTGGCAGTGGCATCCCTGGAGCTCCCGCAGACtg GACCCCGCCTGCAGGAGTGGAAGCTCACATCCCTGTTCTTTTCCTGGATTTAAATG CGGATAATCTGACAATGAATGAGCAGCTGACCGGCCCACATGCTGCAGGCGTTAACTCTATCCTGCCCAAGGAGCATGGAAGCCAGTTCTTCTATTTGCCCATTATCAGGCACAGTGATGAGGAG GTGTCGGCAGTGTGTTCCTGGGACTCATCCATCCATGATTCTGTGCACCTCAACCGCATCACGTCTCCTAATGAACGCATTTATCTGATCATCAAAGCCACGGTGCAGCTCAGCCACCCTGCCTCCATGGAGCTGGTGCTCCGCAAGAGGATCGCTGTCAACATCTACAACAAACAG AGTTTCACTCAGAGCCTCAAGAGAAGAATGTCCTTAAAGAATGCGCTTTATTCTTGTGGTGTGACTTATGAGATCGTTTCCAACATACCAAAG GCCTCAGAGGAGCCAGAGGAAAGAGAAACCTTGGCCCTCATGGCTGCTCGCGGGGACAGTGAGGAGACTCAGGATGGAGAAACCTACATAGAGAAGTACACACGGGGAGTTCTGGAAGTGGAGAACATCCTCAGTCTGGAGAGGCTAAGACAG GCTGTGACAGTGAAGGAAGTGCTCACTACCAAGGGGAGACACCTAAGAAGAAGTATCAGCACACCAAATGTACAGCAT TCTTCATGTAGTAAAACAGACCTGACTGGTTGTGAGGATGAAGACTGTAAG GACCACTGTGATCATGTGGACAGCACCAACTGCAATCCCCCAGAGGGCTTGCTTTGTACCACACCCATCAAAAGCAAGGAGAATCCAG GTTTGGTTCCAGACAGCCCTTCGTTTTTCAACTCCAGCCCCTTCAAAGTCCTCTCCCCTCAGCCACCTAAGTTCCTCAAGTCCCTGCTGCCTGTCAAAGAGGAGAACAAGGCGAAAAAAGTCTTGGAGGCCCGGCCACTGCTGGGACAAGAG CAGGACTCTGAGGACGAGGAGACGGGTGTGGACATGACTCTGAATCTCAATCGGGGCCCTCAGGACCACAGCAGCTTCCAGCCTTACATCCCAGAGGACTTTGCCAACTTTGAGATCTACAACGCCAATCTGGAGAACCAGGAGGGGTTTCTATCATCCCGGTCTGACTTGAAGGGAAGCCAGTGTGGAGGTGGGAGTGGAGAGAAAGAGGTGCCCCGAAGCCCCACGGCCAGCAGTTGCACTAGTGGCTACTTTTCACACAGTGCCTCCAACGCTACGCTGTCTGACATGCCTTTCAGTGCCAGTGAGAGCTCTGACCAGCTCAGCTGCCCTTCCAGAGACCCGCATGACTCTCTCGGCTGCCCTGCTGGAAGAGGCTGCACCCAAACCAAAAGTGTCTCTGCTGGAAGTGACGCCCAGCAGACTCCTCTCTCAGCAGGTAGGGTTCAGGAGCTGCTCATCCACCCTGGCTCCTCGCCTGTCAGAGACAAGCACCAAACACTTCCTCTGCCTCACAACTCTGTTCTCAGTGCCAGCCAGGAGTTCACTGACTTTAAAGGGGCAGATGACAGTGGTGGAGACAGTGATTTAGCACATTTTACAGAGGGATGGGAGAAGGAGTGTTTGGAGAAAGAAACATGTGACACTGGTAATCAACGCTCCTCTGATCTCTCTGGTATTATTAACTCATCTGTTCCTGAAGACACTTCAACTACTACATGCAACTGTCCAAATAATACAGGCTCTGTTAGTGTAGCTGTGTCCTGCCCGAACACAACTGTAGTTTGCACTTCAGCGAGTACCCCAGTATCTGTGCCTGACAAAGTTCCAGCTCCATCTTCAGCATCCCCATCCCCAGTCACACCTTTATCTATAGCCCCATCCTCGGCCCCGACTCTGCGAGCAGGAGGAGAACCTCCGATCGAGGAGCCGGCCCAGGGAGATCTGCCCCACGGGAGTCCCTGTCCCAGCCCAAACCCCAGCAGCGCAGAGCCCTCAGGAGATTCCAGCGGAGATGAGAGCACCCCTGTAGCTCAGCTTCCTGACTGGATGGCCCCAGGGGAGCAGGTGTGGGtggggaagaggagaggaacgGTCCACTACGTCGGAGGGGTGGAGTTTGCTAAAGGGATCTGGATCGGTGTGAAGCTTGACATGGCAGTGG GTAAGCACAACGGGACTGTCCAGGGCAGGGTGTACTTCCGCTGCCCCCCAGGTCACGGTGTGTTTGTGAAGCCATCTCGTCTCACCAGAGGACCGCCCTCCATGGACACAGAACCACAGACTCTCATCAGATAG